Proteins found in one Candidatus Nitrosopelagicus brevis genomic segment:
- a CDS encoding sulfide-dependent adenosine diphosphate thiazole synthase: MQESVNEQRPDKIFADAKEVEITRAIAKEFYDVLQDRAESDIIIIGAGPAGLTASRELSLMGYKVLVIEQNNYLGGGYWLGGYMMNPVTVRAPAQKIWDELGIPYKKVGEGLYLTPGPHAVSKLIGAACDAGVKFLNLTKFDDLVMRHGRVAGIVVNWMPVSALPRNITCVDPVALEAKMIIDASGHDSVAVKRLVDRQLVEWKGMNPMWVEDGEEHVVHKTGEIYPGLVAAGMSVTETHGLARMGPTFGSMLYSGKRAAEVTDQKIKEFENQIPK, from the coding sequence ATGCAAGAATCAGTAAATGAACAAAGACCAGATAAGATTTTTGCAGATGCAAAAGAAGTAGAAATTACAAGGGCAATTGCAAAAGAGTTTTACGATGTGCTACAAGATAGAGCAGAAAGTGATATTATAATTATAGGAGCTGGACCTGCAGGATTAACCGCATCTAGAGAATTATCATTGATGGGTTACAAAGTATTAGTCATTGAACAAAATAATTATCTAGGCGGAGGGTATTGGCTTGGAGGTTACATGATGAATCCAGTAACAGTACGTGCACCAGCACAAAAAATTTGGGATGAATTAGGTATCCCATACAAAAAAGTTGGCGAGGGATTATATCTTACACCAGGACCACATGCAGTTTCTAAATTAATTGGAGCAGCATGTGATGCAGGAGTAAAATTTTTGAATTTAACAAAGTTTGACGATTTAGTTATGAGACATGGAAGAGTTGCAGGAATCGTTGTTAACTGGATGCCAGTCTCAGCATTGCCAAGAAACATTACATGTGTAGATCCTGTTGCATTGGAAGCAAAAATGATCATTGATGCATCAGGCCACGACTCAGTTGCAGTAAAAAGATTAGTAGATAGACAACTAGTGGAATGGAAAGGAATGAATCCAATGTGGGTAGAAGATGGCGAAGAACACGTAGTACACAAGACAGGAGAGATATATCCAGGATTGGTTGCTGCAGGAATGTCAGTAACTGAGACACATGGATTAGCAAGAATGGGACCAACATTTGGTTCAATGTTATACTCTGGAAAAAGAGCAGCAGAGGTTACTGATCAAAAGATTAAAGAATTTGAGAATCAAATTCCAAAATAA